The proteins below come from a single Streptomyces spongiicola genomic window:
- a CDS encoding ABC transporter permease, protein MSVNAVLYSEWTKIRSVRSVLWALPLAAALLIGIGAGVTGSVGAAESDAKNFDPVQLGYYGLFFAHVVVIAFAVLVVGNEYNTGTIRTSLATVPRRGLFYSAKLTTAAALALVAGVVASFGTFFASQNLLGEHGVAFGDDGTVRAVIAGALYFPLLAVMCMGITAMLRSQMLSMGFLVPVLFLVSPVLAEIPGLRALAWYLPDRAGQYALRINMDPAAPYNPEVGLVILAVWAIAAAVGGWLVLRKRDA, encoded by the coding sequence ATGTCTGTCAACGCGGTTCTCTACTCGGAGTGGACGAAGATCCGCTCGGTCCGTTCGGTCCTCTGGGCCCTGCCCCTGGCCGCTGCCCTCCTGATCGGCATCGGAGCCGGCGTGACCGGCTCTGTCGGCGCCGCGGAGTCGGACGCCAAGAACTTCGACCCCGTCCAGCTCGGCTACTATGGCCTGTTCTTCGCTCATGTCGTTGTCATCGCCTTCGCAGTCCTGGTGGTGGGCAACGAGTACAACACCGGAACCATCCGCACGTCGCTGGCCACCGTGCCCCGGCGCGGTCTCTTCTACAGCGCCAAGCTGACCACTGCGGCGGCCCTGGCCCTCGTGGCGGGTGTGGTCGCCTCGTTCGGCACCTTCTTCGCCTCCCAGAACCTGCTCGGCGAGCATGGCGTCGCGTTCGGCGACGATGGGACGGTCCGCGCCGTCATCGCGGGAGCCCTCTACTTCCCGCTCCTGGCGGTCATGTGCATGGGCATCACTGCGATGCTCCGCAGCCAGATGCTCTCCATGGGTTTCCTGGTGCCAGTGCTCTTCCTGGTCTCTCCTGTCCTGGCCGAGATTCCGGGACTGCGCGCCCTGGCCTGGTACCTGCCGGATCGCGCCGGCCAGTACGCCCTGAGGATCAACATGGACCCGGCGGCCCCGTACAACCCCGAGGTCGGCCTGGTGATCCTGGCGGTCTGGGCGATCGCGGCAGCCGTGGGCGGCTGGCTCGTACTGCGCAAGCGCGACGCGTGA
- a CDS encoding response regulator transcription factor: MTISVLLVDDEELVRTGMSAILGNSPGITVVGEASDGSEVVAKVLELRPDVVLMDVRMPRVDGITATRELMAAVSDPPRVLVITTFERDDYVYEALREGASGFLLKRSRPAEIVQAVRTVATGDSVLFPAAIRGLVSGRLNKSAGGRLSHVQFTEREEEVLRLMGQGMSNAEIADELCLGVQTVKTHVSSTLAKLGARDRTQAVVIAYESGFIEVR, translated from the coding sequence ATGACAATCTCTGTCCTGCTTGTCGATGACGAGGAACTCGTCCGGACCGGAATGTCCGCGATCCTCGGGAACAGCCCGGGAATCACCGTGGTCGGTGAGGCGTCCGACGGCTCCGAGGTCGTCGCGAAGGTGCTGGAACTGCGGCCGGACGTGGTGCTCATGGACGTCCGGATGCCGCGGGTCGACGGCATCACTGCCACCCGCGAGCTGATGGCAGCCGTGTCGGATCCACCGCGCGTCCTGGTGATCACCACCTTCGAACGCGACGACTACGTATACGAGGCGTTGCGCGAGGGGGCTTCGGGGTTCCTGCTCAAGCGGTCCCGCCCGGCCGAGATCGTCCAAGCCGTGCGCACCGTGGCCACGGGGGACTCGGTGCTCTTTCCTGCCGCCATCCGCGGTCTGGTCTCGGGGCGTCTCAACAAGTCCGCCGGCGGGCGGCTGAGCCATGTGCAGTTCACCGAACGGGAGGAGGAGGTGTTGCGCCTGATGGGGCAGGGGATGTCGAACGCGGAGATCGCGGACGAACTGTGCCTGGGAGTACAGACGGTGAAGACCCATGTCAGCAGCACTCTCGCCAAGCTGGGTGCCCGGGACCGCACTCAGGCTGTGGTGATCGCGTACGAGTCTGGCTTTATTGAGGTGCGTTGA
- a CDS encoding ABC transporter ATP-binding protein has product MNSDREFTNGTGALPAIDVSGLVKAYGNKTVVNGLTFQVRAGVVTGFLGPNGAGKSTTMRMMLGLDRPTAGRVLISGRTYRDLGEPLRHVGALLDAGAAHPGRTARDHLLCIARANRIPDSRVDQVLEQVGMDSAAKRRIGGFSLGMRQRLGIAAALLGDPQVLILDEPVNGLDPEGIRWLRHFLKDLAAQGRAVLISSHLMTEMALLADRLIVIGKGSMLADVSMAEFAEEHGRSRVRVRSTEAVRLRAALLRRDLRVESADDGSLEVYGAEANEVGRIAAREGTPVLELSQVEDSLEDAFMRMTADSVEYVARTLGEVA; this is encoded by the coding sequence ATGAACAGCGACAGGGAATTCACGAACGGTACAGGAGCCTTGCCGGCCATCGACGTATCGGGCCTGGTCAAGGCCTACGGTAACAAGACGGTGGTAAATGGCCTGACCTTCCAGGTGCGGGCCGGAGTGGTCACTGGTTTCCTCGGCCCCAACGGCGCGGGAAAGTCGACGACCATGCGCATGATGCTCGGTCTCGACCGCCCCACGGCGGGCCGGGTGCTCATCTCGGGCCGGACCTACCGGGACCTCGGGGAGCCGTTGCGGCACGTCGGCGCCCTGTTGGACGCGGGCGCCGCACACCCCGGCCGGACCGCTCGTGACCACCTCCTCTGCATCGCCCGCGCCAACCGCATCCCCGACTCCCGGGTGGACCAGGTCCTGGAGCAGGTCGGCATGGACAGCGCGGCCAAGCGCCGGATCGGCGGTTTCTCCCTCGGCATGCGCCAGCGCCTGGGCATCGCCGCGGCGCTGCTCGGCGACCCACAGGTACTGATCCTGGACGAGCCGGTGAACGGACTCGACCCTGAGGGCATCCGGTGGCTGCGGCACTTCCTGAAGGACCTGGCGGCCCAGGGCCGTGCGGTGCTCATCTCCAGCCACCTGATGACCGAGATGGCACTGCTCGCCGACCGTCTGATCGTCATCGGCAAGGGCAGCATGCTGGCCGATGTATCCATGGCCGAGTTCGCCGAGGAGCACGGACGCAGCCGGGTGCGAGTGCGCTCCACCGAGGCGGTACGGCTGCGCGCGGCCCTGCTCCGCAGGGACCTGCGGGTGGAGTCCGCCGACGACGGCAGCCTGGAGGTGTACGGGGCTGAAGCCAACGAGGTCGGCCGGATCGCTGCTCGCGAGGGCACCCCCGTCCTGGAGCTGTCCCAGGTCGAGGACTCACTGGAAGACGCATTCATGCGCATGACCGCTGATTCGGTGGAATACGTGGCACGAACCCTTGGAGAGGTGGCCTGA
- a CDS encoding sensor histidine kinase, translated as MVAMLLSTLSALAKGRTYTRGLHLLISAAVGPVCVLIYPGFSPSLTRTLVSAALVPLPLLLLLGMLPGVRRAEGIQARLLLVPPDENEISLAEEKGLGKRWRTSVWLVARVWLGLLAASLLAQLLSITGTVATAPAVEGTRTVLGLDFPGGYEYIWYLAFVPPLLLLVVVLVVGAGNLQLALSTRLLGPSAAERLADAERRADDLLARNRLAGELHDSIGHALTATVLQASAARELIDADRDFAVRALTAIEEASRRALEDLERTLGYLKEEQQAPESRSARPTLEDIGPLLEASRAAGVTVTCRTTASFDRVPGVVTREAYRIVQESLTNAMKHAPGAAVDIVLDIRDDQLELSVANMLVEAAGRTSGTGKGMRSVRERAALLGGRATAGAESGRWIVSASLPLRLGS; from the coding sequence ATGGTCGCCATGCTGTTGAGCACACTCTCCGCCCTGGCCAAGGGGCGGACGTACACCCGAGGCCTGCACCTGCTTATCAGCGCGGCTGTGGGACCCGTGTGCGTACTGATCTACCCTGGCTTCTCGCCGTCCCTCACGCGGACCCTCGTCTCGGCGGCGCTGGTCCCTCTGCCCTTGCTGTTGCTCCTCGGGATGCTGCCGGGCGTACGTCGCGCCGAGGGGATCCAGGCGCGGCTGCTCCTGGTACCTCCGGACGAGAACGAGATCAGCCTGGCTGAGGAGAAGGGACTCGGGAAACGCTGGCGCACCAGTGTGTGGCTCGTCGCGCGAGTGTGGTTGGGACTCCTCGCTGCGAGCCTCCTCGCCCAACTGCTGTCGATCACTGGGACCGTAGCGACCGCGCCGGCGGTCGAAGGGACCCGTACGGTCCTGGGTCTGGATTTTCCGGGAGGTTACGAGTACATCTGGTACCTAGCCTTCGTGCCGCCCTTGCTGCTGCTCGTCGTCGTCCTCGTCGTCGGCGCCGGGAACTTGCAACTCGCCCTGTCCACAAGGCTGCTGGGACCATCCGCCGCAGAGCGGCTCGCGGACGCGGAGCGCCGCGCGGACGATCTGCTCGCACGCAACCGGCTCGCGGGCGAGTTGCACGACTCCATCGGGCATGCCCTCACGGCGACCGTCCTCCAGGCTAGCGCCGCCCGTGAACTGATTGACGCAGATCGGGACTTCGCGGTACGCGCGCTCACCGCCATTGAGGAGGCGAGCCGGCGCGCGCTGGAGGACCTGGAGCGCACTCTGGGCTATCTGAAGGAAGAGCAGCAGGCCCCCGAGTCCCGTTCGGCGCGCCCCACGCTCGAGGACATCGGGCCGCTGCTGGAAGCGAGCCGGGCGGCGGGGGTGACCGTCACCTGCCGGACGACCGCGAGCTTCGACCGTGTGCCGGGGGTGGTCACGCGTGAGGCGTACCGCATCGTCCAAGAGTCGCTGACCAATGCCATGAAGCACGCCCCGGGGGCCGCTGTGGATATTGTTCTGGACATCAGGGACGATCAGTTGGAACTCTCAGTGGCGAATATGCTCGTCGAGGCAGCCGGGCGGACATCCGGAACCGGCAAGGGCATGCGCAGTGTGCGGGAGAGAGCCGCGCTCCTGGGCGGCCGGGCCACTGCCGGAGCCGAGTCGGGGCGCTGGATAGTCAGCGCCTCTCTGCCCCTACGGTTGGGATCCTGA